The stretch of DNA CACCGTACCCTTTGAATTTACACAAAAACATTTGAATTGTGGGTCTTAAAAGAGATGCTAACAAACATGAATGGTCGTACTCCTAAGAGTGAGATTATTTCCACAAAATTACTGCATAGACAAATTCTCAGAACAATGAATTTAGTAAACAAATTATTCAAgtctaatatataaataaaaattacaatgtagagaaaataaatatataataaagctTACGATAAACCCTACACGACCTTTTTCTTTACATTAAAAAGGATTTTTCAAGAATCATGAATcaattaaagataaaaacttCCGAAACTTATACCTCAACAACCCAAACACTTGAACCGATCATGTCAACATACGACTTCCGCATTGACACTGTACCGGTTTGATCTACAAAAGAACAGCTATTGACTAGTAAACCGGTCTGATATAGGACTTGATCCGGTTTAGTTCTGGTACTATGACAGAAACATCACAATAACCATACACAATACAGAGATCACCAAACGTTTCACTCCCTCCTCATAGAGACctgagagagataaaaaaaaaagagaatacaCATCTCAGATTACTCGAAAGAACCGACAAAGTTCTTCTCTTTATGCAGTATGTAAGATGGAAAAAAACTTACGGGGTTGCGAGGATGCAGCAGCAGGAAGAGCCGGGATTCTAACAGCTGTAAAAAGAACCAAACAACATTGAATGCAACCTTAGAAAAAGAGAGCGAAATGTCGGAAAATCAAGAAGCTAAATATGATAACTACGCACGTTTTTTACAGGTAGAGGCTGAGGATTGAGAAGATGAAGGCCACGGAGCAGGAATGTTGTCATTAAGATCACAGGTAAAGCTTATCCCAGTGTCTTGATCATATATTGCATCCGATGGTAAGCTTGGTAACAAACATCCAGattctttaaaccaaaaaaagaacaaaaatattcaagttaaaaaaaaatggttttcagGTTTTTTGAGATGatgaacaagaaaataaaaatccaagAAATCAATTCTCACCTTGGTTTCCAACTGTTTGTAATCCAACCACAATGCATCATCAAGCACGTTAAGATAAACACACGGGTTAAAGATGTATCTTGAACTTTAAGGAAtgtaacaaaaaagagagaagctgAGGGAATAAAGTAAAAACCTTGAAGAGAGAAGTCCTTGAGACTGATATGACAAACGctgaatatatttttagttatgttaagCTTCTGTAGCTTAGTCCCAAGGCTGGTTGCACAATCTAAAGCTTGCAAATTAGTCATAAGTGTTTGCTTTTGCAAGTGAGACACATAACTCTCCATTGCACGACAACAACCCGTTTGATTACTCAATTCGTTACTGCAGTTACCGCCAATATGCCTCATGTGAGGAAACACAAGTGGACAAACTGAAACCAAAAATACACAACAATGTAAAAATGTTCACCcaaaatcaaaaagttaaaaaagtaaaatcagATTGCTTTTTTACCTTTATTGATTTTGCAGTTTGCTAATCCTCTGAGAGTTTCCTTAGTCCGAGAAGGGTCAATTTTAGTAGCAAGCCAGCGGTGTACTATGCTCTTGCAATCATTGATCCTATCTGAGTTATCGGTTAAAGGTTCAGATGCTTTAATAGATATATTCGTAGCAGCATCGAGTATCGCATTTTGGCAAACCTCTTCACAACATTCTTTCACAGGATCGATTTTTTCACAAGCCAAAAGAAGCTTTGCTGTATCCACTGTGCTTTCAAACTCATCAACACTGATTACagggcaagaagaagaagtgagattCGACGAGTGAACAGAACAGATCTTATTAAGCTGACTTGAACCGCCTTTGCCCACCAAGATTTGCTCTAAATCAGATATACAGTACTTAGACTGGGTTCTGTTTAGAGCAAGCAGACCAGTTTCTTTGCTCGCTTTACCAAGGATTATGGTGAGTGTAGCATCAAGCTGAGGACAACACATCACATTGGCTAACAACGGAGCAAACACAGTCCAACAGTTGTGTGAAGTTGTCTGAATCAAACTCTCGGAAGCAGTGAAATTCAGCGAGCAAAGCCCTGAAAAATATCCAAACCAGACCGGTTAGTAAAGAGCTCTACACATAGATACCAAAGGCAAATCTCAATAGAGGAATGTGATCAGGttataaaacaataacaaacctgATAGTTTTGGCATGGTACTGTTTATGTATGGAACCATTGGAGAAGGTGCAATGAAAGGAAGAAACGGTTGAGGAGAAGTATCTGGCGATATCTCAGGTAAAAACTCCTCAGGTTTCTGAGATGAACCTAAACCAATAAAAAGGTAATCAAATCATCACACTTCTTCTACTAAATTTGTGTTTAACCTAAACTAGATCAAAACCCCTGAAGAATTAGAGCATCTATAAACCCTAATCTAAGTAACCTAACCAAAACACTGTGAAGTGTGAAGCTTCTAAACCCCAGCTAAGTTCAACATTTTCACCACAAATTCAATCAATTTCTACATCTTTCGAATCAGCTTGATTTTCAGgtaaagattcaaactttatcTATCAAACAGAAACATAATAAGAAACCCTTTCATAAAACCACaaattgaaagaaataaaaagcaaagagaaatcaaaactcacatagagagaagagaagcatggattgaagaagaaccacGAACAAACCCATCTCAAACTCAGCCCTTCTCTTCATTATTTACTCCCTTCTTCCTCGAGCccccaaaagagagagacagagagatcaCAAGGCACTGTCTCTTATGGTCTCTTTCAAAAAGCTTTGGATTTTGGACAAATGAAAGACTTTACTTTGAGATTCTGTCTTTTTCCCACTATTGAGAAAGTCCGAGAAACAGAACAATTTTTGgacacacccaaaaaaaaaaaagaaaaaaacttgggttgagagaagaagaagataaacacaaaaacaaagtgGGAACCTTAATTAGAAACAGctgtctttcttcttcgtcttcacagagaaatagagagagagagagagagagagaagacccCACAAGCAATGAACACAGTCTGTTgtgaaagaagcaaagagagaagagagaaagcgAAGAGAGCGCTTGAGAGCATTTATTATTTACTCCTCCCACCCCCCATTTAATTCCCTCCCCaccttttcctctctctctctctccggaTTTTAATAACCGGAAATTAAACCCGAAACGGTATCCTAACCGGATTTTTCTCTAATTAGAAAACCGGAATCAATTTAATGCAGCTACTACTACGAATTGGTAGAACCGGTATCTACTCGATTGAAATGTTCATAACGAGCCAAATCTGTGGATTTTGAAGCTGTTATTAAACCTGTTGGTTTAGATCGGTTCAAACTGGTTTTCTTGTGTGATATATAGCATTTATAACTTGGTGACTTTGGGACATGAAAGatatgtgatatatataaaagtaaggctATTATTGTGGTTGTATTTAATTTCAACTAAATATGTTGttacattaaataaataaataactcttTTACATTCTTGCCcataattttcagtttttaagtTTTGGTCCATAATTTAAAGGAATAATTGTAAACcagtataatatattaatcgATTCTACAAAGTACAAAAGTGAATTAGTAGTGTAGATGAATTAGTGTTTAGTACTATTGATTTCAGACATTTTAGGATCTACGTCGCTAGTGTAATAGAGTTATGGGCAAAAGTCATACACGATTATCTAGAGTGTATTTATTTCACAATCTTAATCAAAAGTCAACTTTTAAATTACGAAATTCAAAAAATAGGTCGGTTagggaaaaatatgaaaaaaaaattagtaatcgGTAAATTATAGTAGTtgacacaaagaaaaaaaaaactgtaaattaataaaatactcTAGATTTCCTTTTCatacagtatatataatatatttattgaggttttttttttactttctgatAGTTTTCGTCGTGCTGAAGAAATGGAACACTGATGGCATGTGACTGTGCTTAAGGCGTAGGGTATGGCACGTGAGTGGAGCCGTGCTTTGCTGCTTTTGGCAAGATAAGAGCATTTGTGCTGGAGCTGGACTATTAATGGGCTTAACAATGCCCACAATTtgataaatcaaaatcataacaTATGCAAAAACAGATGAAAGCAAAAATGACGTGAACTTAGAGTCTTTtttatcttgaaagttataattaatttgtatcacacactttattaaaaataaagtattttatgATGTGATGTCAATATTCTATAGACAAAATGTATAACTtcaatgtactattttaattttgtcattttgaaATGATTGGATTTTGTTATGGCAGTTGAGATTATGATTCTTTTTCGAACATACATAGACATGTAAGGTTGTGAGTGAGCTAAGATATTGTCATTTTCTTTGTCGCTTATAAAAGTTACTTTTATAAATCACATATGTTTTCGCTTTGCCCTCGACAAGTTTTGGATGGTTTTGAAGAAATAATATGATTATACTTACATTTGATATCTTCATTGTCACAAAGTTGAGTAACTAACATGATCGTCCCGCACCCGAGAGCACTAAACACTCCATGCATGGAATTGTCAAGAAGTCTTTCTTTAGCTCCATCTCAGTTGCCAGTCCAATCAACATGAGCTatattatattcataaataaaaacctAAATCCATCATCTATGttgtttttcaaacaaaaagaaaaaggaaaaaaaaaattcgatcaAGCAAAAAATATTTGGGCCGATGGGTGAGTGGCAGAGAAAACCCCCCCAAAACCTAAAGAATCCGATAACGAGTTCAGTTTTCAGATCCCTTAAAGAAAACAATCCCAATACTAATGGAGACAAGGACATTGCTAGTTAATTTGATCgaccataaaaagaaaaatcttaggCAAAGGTTTAAACGTTATCTTAAAATTTCAGATTTGAAAATCTTATTCTCTATACTATTAAATGATATCACGATCGAAAATGTTGTCAATCTGAGTCAAAATAGCAAATTACCGGTCAGTCTAAATGGGTTGTTCCAACTTTGTTGGatgtcttctttctttcccCCAAAGATGtctcttttataaaaatagtgGAGTacactttattaaaaataaaatcattcatctatattatactatatttttttgtacgTTTCTCATGCATACATATTATGTAATCTCTAAGTTTGTTTGTTCATTGGTTGGCTAATGATCGAGGGAATCTACAGATCCAATCTTGGCCTGCCTTACGGCTTTTCACATGGCCaatcattttctctttataGTTCTTGACAACCAATGCTTATAGCTTAAGAGTTAGCAAAACTATATCATGGTAATCCAATTaatcattaaatatttattatgtatcTTAAAAAATACTACTAGATTACTAGTGATCGACATTCACTAGTCGACTAGAGTTCAAACTTTTAATTGTGATTTTGGTGGTTGGTTGGTTTCTGttaataaaaatggtaaaagcGGTAGCATGTCATAAGTTTAACATGATCATGAGtctcctttaatttttagttttgaaaaagcAAAATATTACTAGTAAGTAAGATTCTTTATTACATgataaaagattaatttattAGTTGCAATCATTAAAGGAATCATTCATTCATTGAACTAAAATAGTGGGATT from Camelina sativa cultivar DH55 chromosome 9, Cs, whole genome shotgun sequence encodes:
- the LOC104714522 gene encoding uncharacterized GPI-anchored protein At1g61900, which translates into the protein MKRRAEFEMGLFVVLLQSMLLFSLCSSQKPEEFLPEISPDTSPQPFLPFIAPSPMVPYINSTMPKLSGLCSLNFTASESLIQTTSHNCWTVFAPLLANVMCCPQLDATLTIILGKASKETGLLALNRTQSKYCISDLEQILVGKGGSSQLNKICSVHSSNLTSSSCPVISVDEFESTVDTAKLLLACEKIDPVKECCEEVCQNAILDAATNISIKASEPLTDNSDRINDCKSIVHRWLATKIDPSRTKETLRGLANCKINKVCPLVFPHMRHIGGNCSNELSNQTGCCRAMESYVSHLQKQTLMTNLQALDCATSLGTKLQKLNITKNIFSVCHISLKDFSLQVGNQESGCLLPSLPSDAIYDQDTGISFTCDLNDNIPAPWPSSSQSSASTCKKPVRIPALPAAASSQPRLYEEGVKRLVISVLCMVIVMFLS